In the genome of Thermococcus stetteri, the window ATAATGACGGCAACGGAGGCAAAGACCTACACCCTTCTGAAGCTCGGCTACAACGCGACCGGGACGACGAGCGATGGCATTGGAGTTTTCGCCTTCGAGGGAGAAAAAGAGTGGGCGGGAACGGCGACTGAGCTCGGGATAAACATCGGACGGGCTGTTAGAAAGGCGCTTGAGGAGAGCTTGAGGAAGTGGGAAAAGAACAGAAAATGAAGAAGGATGTTACATCATTTTCATGAGCCTTCTGTACAGCTCTTCAACCTTCGCGGAGACCTCTTCAGGTGAGAACCCTGCCTTGATAGCCAGCCAGGTTGCTCCGCCTGCCCCTACGCCCTCCTTGACGTAGCCCCTCTCATAGTCCCTTAATCCTTTGAACTCGCTCTTCGAAAAGTCGAGGTCGGCTGCGTAGGTGATTACACCTATCTCCTTCGCCGTTTGGAGGAAGGTGGCGCTTTTGTCACTTACCACCCACTTCGTGGTTGCTATCATGAACCTGCTCAGATCCTCTCCAAGAGCCTTTAGGAGGGCCGAAACGGCCAGCATCTGCGTACCGCCCGCTAAAACCACGTTCTTCCTGAAGCCGAGGGAGAGACCGATAACAGTCGCCATCATTGGATCGCCGAACTGCCTGAGGGCTTCGAGCGGGTTGTCCTTCAGTTGGCCGTTATCAATTCCCACCCTCCTGAAACCCTCCGCTATAACCTTCTCCTTGAGGGTCTGGGGATTTTCCGGTGAAGCTGAGCTCGTCCTTGCATCGTAGCCCATAGCCCACAGCACCGCCTGGGCCGTGGTGGTTCCGCCGGGAGTTGATTCGCCTATGACAAGCTCATCTACCCCACTCCTGTTCAGCTCCTCGCCAAGAAGCTTTGCCATCCTGATTATCTCGCCGAACTCCGGAAGGGCCGGCCCTTTCCTGAAGTCCCTTCCAACGGCTGAGCTTATGTGCACGTGAGGAACTAGGGGGGCCAAATAAGTTCCGCCC includes:
- the cobT gene encoding nicotinate mononucleotide-dependent phosphoribosyltransferase CobT; amino-acid sequence: MESLFLLVLGNTEVSTIPGISVAGATPELTKLTPPADAEYLFYEKPRIIDAIPVTPEGHPTPAIITKAARELANFPVLVVRGGTYLAPLVPHVHISSAVGRDFRKGPALPEFGEIIRMAKLLGEELNRSGVDELVIGESTPGGTTTAQAVLWAMGYDARTSSASPENPQTLKEKVIAEGFRRVGIDNGQLKDNPLEALRQFGDPMMATVIGLSLGFRKNVVLAGGTQMLAVSALLKALGEDLSRFMIATTKWVVSDKSATFLQTAKEIGVITYAADLDFSKSEFKGLRDYERGYVKEGVGAGGATWLAIKAGFSPEEVSAKVEELYRRLMKMM